Proteins encoded by one window of Pseudonocardia alni:
- a CDS encoding glycosyltransferase family 2 protein, giving the protein MVADTGTWVVVPVYNEDTVIADVVAEIRTAFPNVVCVDDGSRDSSAERIAGTDAHLVRHPINLGQGASLQTGIDYALRGGAERIVTFDADGQHDVADAVRMAAILRSGEADVVLGSRFLESTEPVPPLKRLVLRTVAALSPASRKLKLTDAHNGLRAMNRAVAEDLRITMNGMAHASEIVASLARSSWRIREVPVTIRYTEYSRSKGQSLFNGVNILFDLSVRQR; this is encoded by the coding sequence GTGGTCGCCGACACCGGCACCTGGGTGGTGGTCCCCGTGTACAACGAGGACACCGTCATCGCCGACGTCGTCGCGGAGATCCGCACGGCCTTCCCGAACGTCGTGTGCGTCGACGACGGCAGCCGGGACTCCTCCGCCGAACGCATCGCCGGCACCGACGCGCACCTGGTGCGGCACCCGATCAACCTCGGGCAGGGCGCGTCGCTGCAGACCGGGATCGACTACGCGCTCCGTGGCGGCGCCGAGCGGATCGTCACCTTCGACGCCGACGGCCAGCACGACGTCGCCGACGCCGTCCGGATGGCCGCGATCCTGCGCAGCGGCGAGGCCGACGTCGTCCTCGGGTCGCGCTTCCTGGAGTCGACCGAGCCGGTGCCGCCGCTCAAGCGGCTGGTGTTGCGCACCGTCGCGGCGCTGTCCCCGGCCAGCCGCAAGCTCAAGCTCACCGACGCCCACAACGGGCTGCGGGCCATGAACCGGGCGGTCGCCGAGGACCTGCGGATCACCATGAACGGGATGGCGCACGCGTCGGAGATCGTCGCGTCGCTGGCCCGGTCGTCGTGGCGGATCCGCGAGGTGCCGGTCACGATCCGCTACACCGAGTACTCACGATCCAAGGGCCAGTCGCTGTTCAACGGGGTGAACATCCTGTTCGACCTGTCGGTACGACAGCGATGA
- a CDS encoding putative sugar O-methyltransferase: protein MDPRTLLELMLADLDSAPELYRPTDFWRTGLEKVVADLRERGFAEFRRHPSATYFYAPQYAPVSRPAAALSRAFGLVGGPGTLLRERIDQVPVARAHHATVTALDPADRSPSLAGFSESAAGAPAEQLVFDGRRFSRSSLNYLRGLVMLKRAVPDLDVSTVLEIGGGFGTLGEILLSGNPGLRYIDVDIPPVAAVATHYLREALGPEKVLDYAATREREKIVIDELEQPATVLCSWQLPRLTGTVDLFANFISFQEMEPDVVANYASLVTDLGARWLLLRNSPTGKRGVREPMLRHRYLEMFDRFELVDSDAGLYGQDSEGTVSEVMVLARRS from the coding sequence ATGGACCCGAGAACGCTGCTCGAGTTGATGCTGGCCGATCTGGACAGCGCGCCGGAGCTGTACCGGCCGACGGACTTCTGGCGGACCGGTCTGGAGAAGGTGGTCGCCGACCTGCGGGAACGCGGGTTCGCGGAGTTCCGCAGGCACCCCTCGGCCACCTACTTCTACGCCCCGCAGTACGCGCCGGTGTCCCGTCCGGCGGCCGCTCTGTCGCGGGCGTTCGGTCTGGTGGGCGGCCCCGGGACGCTGCTGCGCGAGCGGATCGACCAGGTGCCCGTCGCCCGGGCCCACCACGCCACGGTGACCGCGCTCGATCCCGCCGACCGGTCGCCGTCGCTCGCCGGGTTCAGCGAGTCGGCCGCCGGCGCCCCGGCCGAGCAGCTGGTGTTCGACGGCCGCCGGTTCAGCCGGTCGTCACTGAACTACCTGCGCGGGCTGGTCATGCTCAAGCGTGCCGTGCCGGACCTCGACGTCTCGACCGTCCTGGAGATCGGCGGCGGGTTCGGCACGCTCGGCGAGATCCTGCTGTCGGGCAACCCCGGTCTGCGCTACATCGACGTCGACATCCCGCCGGTCGCCGCCGTCGCCACGCACTACCTGCGCGAGGCGCTCGGGCCGGAGAAGGTCCTGGACTACGCGGCCACCCGCGAGCGCGAGAAGATCGTGATCGACGAGCTGGAGCAGCCGGCGACGGTGCTCTGCTCCTGGCAGCTGCCCCGGCTCACCGGGACCGTCGACCTGTTCGCCAACTTCATCTCCTTCCAGGAGATGGAGCCCGACGTCGTCGCGAACTACGCGAGCCTGGTCACCGACCTGGGCGCCCGCTGGCTGCTGCTGCGCAACTCCCCGACCGGCAAGCGAGGAGTCCGCGAGCCCATGCTGCGCCACCGCTACCTGGAGATGTTCGACCGGTTCGAGCTCGTCGACTCCGACGCCGGGCTCTACGGTCAGGACTCCGAGGGCACGGTGTCCGAGGTGATGGTGCTCGCGCGGCGCTCGTAG
- the pseI gene encoding pseudaminic acid synthase: MRTPDPIEIGGHRVGPGERPFVIAEVSGNHNGSLERALEIVDAIAGTGAQAVKFQTYRADTITIDADGPAFRIRDDHGLWGGRNLYQLYEQAHTPWEWHEPLFARAREHGLVPFSSPFDPTAIELLESLDAPAYKVASAELVDLPLIRAMAATGKPMVISTGMATLAEIDAAVAAAREGGATQIVLLACTASYPADPVDANLQTIPALREAFGVPIGLSDHTPGIGVPVAAVALGAVAIEKHVTLQRADGGVDSDFSLEPAELASLVTETDVARRAMGPARFGPRESERDTLALRRSLWVVADVAAGEQVTADNVRSIRPAGGLHTDTIGTVLGRTFTRDVARGTPLTWDLI; encoded by the coding sequence ATGCGCACCCCGGACCCGATCGAGATCGGCGGCCACCGCGTGGGCCCCGGCGAGCGACCGTTCGTCATCGCCGAGGTCTCCGGCAACCACAACGGCTCGCTGGAGCGGGCGCTGGAGATCGTCGACGCGATCGCCGGCACCGGGGCGCAGGCGGTGAAGTTCCAGACCTACCGCGCCGACACGATCACCATCGACGCCGACGGCCCGGCGTTCCGCATCCGCGACGACCACGGCCTGTGGGGCGGGCGGAACCTGTACCAGCTCTACGAGCAGGCGCACACGCCGTGGGAGTGGCACGAGCCGCTGTTCGCCCGGGCCCGTGAGCACGGGCTCGTGCCGTTCTCCTCGCCGTTCGACCCGACGGCGATCGAGCTGCTGGAGTCCCTCGACGCGCCGGCGTACAAGGTGGCCTCGGCCGAGCTGGTCGACCTCCCGCTGATCCGGGCGATGGCCGCGACCGGCAAGCCGATGGTGATCTCCACCGGGATGGCGACGCTGGCCGAGATCGACGCCGCCGTCGCCGCCGCCCGGGAGGGCGGTGCGACGCAGATCGTGCTGCTGGCCTGCACCGCCTCGTACCCGGCGGACCCGGTCGACGCGAACCTGCAGACGATCCCGGCGCTGCGCGAGGCGTTCGGCGTCCCGATCGGGCTCTCCGACCACACCCCGGGCATCGGGGTACCGGTCGCCGCGGTGGCGCTCGGCGCGGTCGCGATCGAGAAGCACGTGACGCTGCAGCGCGCCGACGGCGGCGTCGACTCCGACTTCTCCCTGGAACCCGCCGAGCTGGCGTCGCTGGTCACCGAGACCGACGTGGCACGACGCGCGATGGGCCCTGCCCGGTTCGGCCCGCGCGAGTCCGAGCGGGACACCCTCGCGCTGCGCCGGTCGCTGTGGGTGGTCGCCGACGTCGCCGCGGGGGAGCAGGTCACCGCGGACAACGTGCGGTCGATCCGTCCGGCCGGTGGCCTGCACACCGACACGATCGGCACCGTGCTCGGCCGGACCTTCACCCGCGACGTCGCCCGCGGCACCCCGCTGACCTGGGACCTGATCTGA
- a CDS encoding oxidoreductase — protein MSTRAARLLGRPYTLGSAELPNRIVMAPMTRAFSPGGVPGTDVAAYYARRAAAGTGLIITEGTYIDDPSAGDVAAVPRFHGEASLAGWADVVEAVHGAGGRIMPQIWHVGITREAGKPPFPEAPSVGPSGIALDGTEGAGTALDLAGIDRIIGAFAEAAAQAERIGFDGVELHGAHGYLIDEFLWERTNRRTDGYAGGAAERARFAAEIVAAVRERVAPDFPVVFRFSQWKAGAYDAQLARTPDELADVLTPLADAGVTAFHASGRRYWEPEFPEADAELNIAGWTRKVTGLPTITVGSVGLDQVFAPEMFTGGDAHADVSGVEKLLDRLEDDEFDLVAVGRALLADPEWARKVLDGRESELVPFTKAALGTLH, from the coding sequence GTGTCCACCCGCGCCGCACGGCTTCTCGGCCGCCCGTACACCCTCGGCTCCGCGGAGCTGCCCAACCGCATCGTCATGGCCCCGATGACCCGGGCGTTCTCCCCCGGCGGTGTCCCCGGCACCGACGTGGCGGCCTACTACGCGCGCCGTGCCGCCGCCGGTACCGGCCTGATCATCACCGAGGGCACCTACATCGACGACCCCTCCGCAGGCGACGTCGCCGCCGTCCCGCGCTTCCACGGCGAGGCGTCGCTGGCCGGGTGGGCGGACGTCGTCGAGGCGGTGCACGGGGCGGGTGGCCGGATCATGCCGCAGATCTGGCACGTCGGGATCACCCGCGAGGCCGGGAAGCCGCCGTTCCCCGAGGCGCCGTCGGTCGGCCCGTCCGGCATCGCGCTCGACGGCACCGAGGGCGCCGGCACCGCACTGGACCTCGCCGGGATCGACCGGATCATCGGCGCGTTCGCCGAGGCCGCGGCGCAGGCCGAGCGGATCGGTTTCGACGGTGTCGAGCTGCACGGCGCGCACGGCTACCTGATCGACGAGTTCCTGTGGGAGCGGACCAACCGCCGCACCGACGGCTACGCCGGCGGCGCAGCCGAGCGGGCCCGCTTCGCGGCCGAGATCGTCGCCGCCGTCCGCGAGCGCGTCGCCCCCGACTTCCCGGTCGTGTTCCGGTTCTCCCAGTGGAAGGCCGGCGCCTACGACGCGCAGCTCGCCCGGACCCCCGACGAGCTGGCCGACGTGCTGACCCCGCTCGCTGACGCCGGGGTGACCGCGTTCCACGCGTCCGGGCGCCGCTACTGGGAGCCGGAGTTCCCCGAGGCCGACGCCGAGCTGAACATCGCCGGGTGGACGCGCAAGGTCACCGGCCTGCCGACGATCACCGTCGGCTCGGTCGGCCTGGACCAGGTCTTCGCCCCGGAGATGTTCACCGGCGGCGACGCGCACGCCGACGTCAGCGGCGTCGAGAAGCTCCTCGACCGGCTGGAGGACGACGAGTTCGACCTCGTCGCCGTCGGCCGGGCACTGCTGGCCGACCCCGAGTGGGCACGCAAGGTCCTCGACGGCCGCGAGTCCGAGCTGGTGCCCTTCACCAAGGCGGCACTGGGCACCCTGCACTGA
- a CDS encoding RrF2 family transcriptional regulator: MLDIRFSSALQAMLYLAAAAEGDSPTVSSGRLAEALGTNASVVRKLLVPLGVHGLVESSRGRSGGARLARPAGEITLAEIYRCAVGEKPLWACRPESEHVCPVTTNAAEYFARLTVEVEGAVLQSLGCRTLADALREMRGLDRAAP; this comes from the coding sequence GTGCTGGACATCCGGTTCTCCAGCGCCCTGCAGGCGATGCTGTACCTCGCCGCCGCGGCTGAGGGCGACAGTCCGACCGTCAGCTCCGGACGGCTCGCCGAGGCACTCGGCACGAACGCCAGCGTGGTGCGCAAGCTGCTGGTGCCGCTCGGGGTGCACGGCCTCGTCGAGTCCAGCAGGGGGCGCAGCGGGGGTGCCCGGCTCGCCCGGCCGGCCGGGGAGATCACCCTGGCCGAGATCTATCGCTGCGCGGTGGGGGAGAAGCCGCTCTGGGCGTGCCGCCCGGAGAGCGAGCACGTCTGCCCGGTGACGACGAACGCCGCGGAGTACTTCGCCCGGCTGACCGTCGAGGTGGAGGGGGCGGTGCTGCAGTCGCTGGGGTGCCGGACCCTCGCCGACGCGCTGCGCGAGATGCGGGGCCTGGACCGCGCGGCGCCCTAA
- a CDS encoding alpha/beta fold hydrolase, which translates to MTALRDHVIPRPEGDLHVHLAGESGPPVLLLSGAGLDNALLSWHHLIPDLARDHRVIAPDWPKQGRSRPWHGRATHEVLLRTVVDVLNDLGVERAAVVGLSQGGALALATAIEHPERVERVVALAPAGTLSFPPGLHQLLWLTARVPLLSRTLPNLAFRSRAAVTAFTRRALFGDAGRVADLDGIVDQILGEARAGNAGSSDWQNDSIGLRRMRVDLRPRLPEIRCPALFVQGDRDAGVPVATTRAAAAAVPGARFVVLPGRGHWSNRESPDEVNALVREFLDG; encoded by the coding sequence ATGACCGCCCTGCGCGACCACGTGATCCCCCGCCCCGAGGGCGACCTGCACGTCCACCTCGCGGGCGAGTCCGGCCCACCGGTGCTGCTGCTGTCCGGCGCCGGCCTCGACAACGCGCTGCTCAGCTGGCACCACCTGATCCCCGACCTCGCCCGCGACCACCGCGTCATCGCCCCCGACTGGCCGAAGCAGGGGCGCAGCCGGCCGTGGCACGGCCGGGCGACCCACGAGGTGCTGTTGCGCACGGTCGTCGACGTGCTGAACGACCTCGGCGTCGAGCGGGCCGCCGTCGTGGGGCTCTCCCAGGGCGGCGCCCTCGCACTGGCCACCGCGATCGAGCACCCGGAGCGGGTGGAACGCGTGGTGGCGCTCGCTCCGGCCGGGACACTGAGCTTCCCGCCGGGGCTGCACCAGCTGTTGTGGCTGACCGCGCGGGTGCCGCTGCTCTCGCGGACCCTGCCGAACCTGGCGTTCCGGAGCCGGGCGGCGGTCACCGCGTTCACCCGGCGCGCGCTCTTCGGCGACGCAGGCCGCGTGGCCGACCTCGACGGGATCGTCGATCAGATCCTGGGCGAGGCCCGGGCCGGGAACGCGGGCAGCTCCGACTGGCAGAACGACTCGATCGGGCTCCGCCGGATGCGGGTCGACCTGCGCCCCCGGCTCCCGGAGATCCGCTGCCCCGCCCTGTTCGTGCAGGGCGACCGAGACGCGGGCGTCCCCGTCGCGACGACGCGCGCGGCGGCCGCGGCCGTCCCGGGCGCCCGGTTCGTGGTGCTGCCCGGCCGTGGCCACTGGTCCAACCGGGAGTCCCCGGACGAGGTGAACGCGCTGGTCAGGGAGTTCCTCGACGGTTAG
- a CDS encoding type II toxin-antitoxin system VapC family toxin, with amino-acid sequence MLLLDSQALLWVLTDSERLGPKAREIIGTATAVHVSAASVWELTIKAMLGKLDVPAGLPELLEEQGLVVLDVTATHAEGLRAFPELVRHDPFDRLIIAQADQDGMQLLTADRVLLGLGRSFVVDATR; translated from the coding sequence ATGCTGCTCCTCGATAGCCAGGCCCTGCTGTGGGTCCTCACCGACAGCGAACGGCTCGGCCCGAAGGCGCGCGAGATCATCGGGACCGCGACCGCGGTCCACGTCTCGGCGGCATCGGTCTGGGAACTCACCATCAAGGCCATGCTGGGAAAGCTCGACGTCCCGGCCGGGCTCCCGGAGCTGCTGGAGGAGCAGGGGTTGGTCGTCCTGGACGTGACGGCCACCCACGCCGAGGGCCTGCGTGCCTTCCCCGAACTCGTCCGCCACGACCCGTTCGACCGGCTCATCATCGCCCAGGCGGACCAGGACGGCATGCAGCTGCTCACCGCGGACCGGGTACTGCTCGGGCTCGGACGGAGCTTCGTCGTCGACGCGACCCGCTGA
- a CDS encoding type II toxin-antitoxin system Phd/YefM family antitoxin — MTAEFNIHEAKTHLSRLLERVAAGEHIVISRAGTPVADLVPHQRRTVRLGGLRDRVRYDDADFEGVDQDIQAMFYGDDAAPR, encoded by the coding sequence GTGACCGCCGAGTTCAACATCCACGAGGCCAAGACCCACCTGTCCCGACTGCTGGAGCGCGTCGCCGCGGGCGAACACATCGTCATCTCGCGCGCCGGCACGCCCGTGGCGGACCTGGTGCCGCACCAGCGCCGGACCGTGCGCCTGGGCGGGCTCCGCGACCGCGTCCGTTACGACGACGCCGACTTCGAGGGCGTCGACCAGGACATCCAGGCCATGTTCTACGGCGACGATGCTGCTCCTCGATAG
- a CDS encoding energy-coupling factor transporter transmembrane component T family protein yields the protein MTPLGLYAPGDSLLHRAPAGPSLLVVLALAVGAVLTEDPRVLGGLCLAVAAGYLVARIPWHRARPVLRTLVLLAVLLGAVQWWLLGPERTLVIVLRLVAAMGAAALFTLTTRVDDLVGAVERGLGPLRRFGLAPERLGLLVGLTVQSIGTLSGIAGQVRAAAKARGADRSPTAFAVPFLVRTLRHADALGEALAARGWGDEEPDDRPGSRGMD from the coding sequence GTGACCCCGCTGGGGCTCTACGCGCCCGGTGACAGCCTGCTGCACCGGGCGCCCGCCGGGCCGTCGCTGCTCGTGGTGCTGGCCCTCGCGGTCGGGGCGGTGCTCACCGAGGACCCGCGGGTGCTCGGCGGGCTGTGCCTGGCCGTCGCCGCCGGCTACCTGGTCGCCCGGATCCCGTGGCACCGGGCCCGGCCGGTGCTGCGCACGCTGGTGCTGCTGGCCGTGCTGCTCGGGGCGGTCCAGTGGTGGCTGCTCGGGCCGGAACGGACGCTGGTGATCGTGCTCCGGCTGGTCGCCGCGATGGGCGCGGCGGCCCTGTTCACCCTCACCACCCGGGTGGACGACCTGGTCGGCGCCGTGGAGCGGGGACTCGGCCCGCTGCGCCGGTTCGGTCTCGCACCCGAACGCCTCGGCCTTCTCGTCGGGCTGACGGTGCAGTCGATCGGGACGCTGTCCGGCATCGCAGGGCAGGTCCGGGCCGCGGCGAAGGCGCGCGGGGCGGACCGCTCCCCGACGGCGTTCGCGGTGCCGTTCCTGGTGCGGACGCTGCGGCACGCGGACGCGCTCGGGGAGGCACTCGCCGCGCGCGGGTGGGGCGACGAGGAACCCGACGACCGACCCGGATCCCGAGGGATGGACTAA
- a CDS encoding energy-coupling factor ABC transporter ATP-binding protein, producing the protein MIEFEAVGHRYGERTVLDGVTLTLAEPRVALVGANGSGKSTLARTVNGLVAPSSGSVRVDGRDPARDGAAVRRRVGFVFSDPDSQIVMPTAGEDVAFSLRRTVRDRAERARLAAETLAGFGLGDHVEHPAHQLSGGQKQLLALAAVLVLDPDVLVCDEPTTLLDLRNKRAFADRLAGLRQQVLLATHDLDLLTGFDRVVVLDGGRVVADDEPGPAVAYYRRLCGS; encoded by the coding sequence GTGATCGAGTTCGAGGCGGTCGGGCACCGCTACGGCGAGCGCACCGTCCTCGACGGCGTCACCCTCACCCTCGCCGAGCCCCGGGTCGCGCTGGTCGGCGCGAACGGCTCCGGCAAGTCCACGCTGGCCCGGACCGTGAACGGGCTCGTCGCACCGAGCTCGGGCAGCGTCCGCGTCGACGGCCGCGACCCCGCCCGCGACGGTGCCGCCGTCCGCCGCCGGGTCGGGTTCGTCTTCAGCGACCCGGACTCCCAGATCGTCATGCCGACCGCCGGTGAGGACGTCGCGTTCTCGCTGCGCCGGACCGTGCGCGACCGGGCCGAGCGCGCCCGGCTCGCCGCGGAGACCCTGGCCGGGTTCGGGCTGGGCGACCACGTCGAGCACCCCGCGCACCAGCTCTCCGGTGGGCAGAAGCAGCTGCTCGCGCTGGCCGCGGTGCTCGTGCTGGATCCGGACGTGCTGGTCTGCGACGAGCCGACCACCCTGCTCGACCTGCGCAACAAGCGCGCCTTCGCCGACCGGCTCGCCGGGCTGCGCCAGCAGGTCCTGCTCGCCACGCACGACCTGGACCTGCTGACGGGCTTCGACCGCGTCGTCGTCCTCGACGGCGGGCGGGTCGTCGCCGACGACGAGCCCGGTCCGGCCGTCGCGTACTACCGCAGGCTCTGCGGCTCGTGA
- a CDS encoding thiolase family protein, with amino-acid sequence MTGPGGDTTADTPVVVAARRTPIGTAGGALRAVTVDALAAPVLAALAGTLGGPVDDVLLGNVFGPGGNPARVAALAAGLGDDVPGLTVDRQCASGLAAILLAAAGIRAGDGAGYLAGGAESPSTAPTRTWADGTVYTRAPFAPAGHPDPDMGPAADDVATRAGLSRARLDAFAARSHARAVDAQRLGRFDDELVPVGAVLTDERPRDRFAPERLARFRPAFTPGGVHTAANSCGVNDGAAAVALVPEWRRRELGVPGLALVSAATRGCPPADLGLGAVPALAALRDRPKSPDAVEFTEAFAGQALACLDAAGIDEQRVSPDGGAIALGHPWGASGAVLVVRLFHRLVVQDRGETGIAALSSGGGLGVATSWRVVR; translated from the coding sequence GTGACCGGCCCCGGCGGCGACACCACGGCCGACACCCCGGTCGTCGTCGCCGCGCGGCGCACCCCGATCGGCACCGCGGGCGGCGCGCTGCGCGCGGTGACCGTCGACGCGCTCGCCGCGCCCGTCCTCGCGGCGCTGGCCGGGACCCTCGGCGGCCCGGTCGACGACGTGCTGCTCGGCAACGTCTTCGGCCCCGGCGGCAACCCGGCCCGGGTCGCGGCGCTCGCCGCCGGGCTCGGCGACGACGTGCCCGGCCTGACCGTGGACCGGCAGTGCGCGAGCGGGCTGGCCGCGATCCTTCTCGCCGCCGCGGGCATCCGCGCCGGGGACGGCGCCGGCTACCTCGCCGGGGGCGCCGAGTCGCCGTCGACCGCGCCCACGCGGACCTGGGCCGACGGCACCGTCTACACCCGCGCGCCGTTCGCCCCGGCCGGTCACCCGGACCCGGACATGGGGCCCGCCGCCGACGACGTCGCCACCCGGGCGGGCCTCTCCCGCGCGCGGCTCGACGCGTTCGCCGCCCGCAGCCACGCCCGCGCCGTCGACGCGCAGCGCCTCGGCCGCTTCGACGACGAGCTGGTCCCGGTCGGTGCCGTGCTCACCGACGAGCGTCCCCGCGACCGCTTCGCCCCCGAGCGGCTCGCCCGGTTCCGGCCCGCGTTCACTCCCGGCGGCGTGCACACCGCCGCGAACTCCTGCGGGGTGAACGACGGGGCCGCCGCCGTCGCGCTGGTGCCGGAGTGGCGACGCCGGGAGCTGGGCGTGCCCGGCCTCGCGCTGGTCTCGGCCGCCACCCGGGGCTGCCCCCCGGCCGACCTCGGTCTGGGCGCCGTCCCCGCCCTCGCCGCGCTCCGCGACCGGCCGAAGTCCCCGGACGCCGTCGAGTTCACCGAGGCGTTCGCCGGGCAGGCGCTGGCCTGCCTCGACGCGGCCGGGATCGACGAGCAGCGGGTGAGCCCGGACGGCGGCGCGATCGCGCTCGGCCACCCCTGGGGCGCCTCCGGCGCGGTGCTGGTCGTGCGGCTGTTCCACCGGCTCGTCGTGCAGGACCGCGGCGAGACCGGGATCGCGGCGCTGTCCTCCGGCGGCGGCCTCGGCGTCGCGACGAGCTGGCGGGTGGTCCGGTGA
- a CDS encoding AMP-binding enzyme translates to MSGAERETADDAAAPVVPAPWLPRGLADAVAAAGERLARLGVRAGERVVLDTPTRARWAVLPYLLAADRLGAASLLADAGWTGRERDAVLADAAPHHVVGTDGRAATADGGARTPGLFLLPTTSGSTGVPTVLARDRRSWRIGFDILGALPGPVLVPGPPSSTLYLFGALHALHHGLGLVTRGRLDPTDLPDGGSVHLVPAQLSALLDERERRPGGPAPRVVVCGGAHVAPGMRERVARLLPGTTLLEYYGSAEHSLIATRRDDGPLRPVEDVHLTVRDDVLWVDSPQSVHGRFIRGALLPAGPGPTTVGDRAELTDDGGLTVLGRAATTISSGGTLVAAEEVEQVLRGVAGVGDVVVAGTPHASLGMVVTAVVEARDGVPDRRALRAAARAGLSPAKRPRRWLVTRALPRLGSGKPARAAVDAALRDGTLDAVPLGDPE, encoded by the coding sequence GTGAGCGGGGCGGAACGCGAGACCGCCGACGACGCGGCCGCGCCCGTCGTCCCCGCCCCCTGGCTCCCGCGCGGTCTCGCCGACGCCGTCGCCGCGGCCGGGGAGCGCCTCGCCCGGCTCGGGGTGCGGGCCGGGGAACGCGTCGTGCTCGACACCCCCACCCGGGCCCGCTGGGCGGTGCTGCCCTACCTGCTCGCCGCGGACCGGCTGGGCGCGGCGTCGCTGCTGGCCGACGCCGGCTGGACCGGCCGCGAACGCGACGCGGTGCTCGCCGACGCCGCGCCGCACCACGTCGTCGGCACCGACGGCCGGGCCGCGACCGCCGACGGCGGAGCGCGGACGCCCGGGCTGTTCCTGCTCCCGACGACCTCGGGCAGCACCGGTGTCCCCACCGTGCTGGCCCGTGACCGGCGCTCCTGGCGGATCGGGTTCGACATCCTCGGTGCGCTGCCCGGACCGGTCCTCGTGCCGGGACCGCCGTCCTCGACGCTGTACCTGTTCGGGGCGCTGCACGCGCTGCACCACGGTCTGGGCCTGGTCACCCGCGGCCGGCTCGACCCGACCGACCTGCCCGACGGCGGCTCGGTCCACCTCGTCCCCGCCCAGCTCAGCGCCCTGCTCGACGAGCGGGAGCGCCGCCCGGGCGGCCCCGCGCCACGGGTCGTGGTGTGCGGTGGCGCGCACGTCGCGCCGGGGATGCGGGAGCGGGTCGCGCGGCTGCTGCCCGGCACCACGCTGCTCGAGTACTACGGCTCGGCCGAGCACTCGCTGATCGCCACCCGCCGCGACGACGGCCCGCTGCGCCCGGTCGAGGACGTGCACCTCACCGTGCGCGACGACGTGCTGTGGGTGGACAGCCCGCAGTCGGTGCACGGCCGGTTCATCCGTGGCGCACTCCTCCCGGCCGGCCCCGGTCCGACGACCGTCGGCGACCGCGCCGAGCTCACCGACGACGGCGGCCTGACCGTCCTCGGCCGCGCCGCCACCACCATCTCCTCCGGCGGCACGCTGGTCGCCGCCGAGGAGGTCGAGCAGGTGCTGCGCGGCGTCGCGGGCGTCGGGGACGTCGTCGTCGCCGGGACCCCGCACGCGTCGCTGGGGATGGTGGTCACGGCGGTCGTCGAGGCCCGCGACGGTGTCCCGGACCGGCGGGCGCTGCGCGCCGCGGCGCGGGCCGGGCTGTCCCCGGCGAAGCGGCCGCGCCGCTGGCTGGTCACCCGGGCGTTGCCGCGGCTGGGCTCGGGCAAGCCCGCCCGCGCCGCCGTCGACGCCGCACTGCGCGACGGGACCCTCGACGCCGTCCCGCTCGGGGACCCCGAGTGA
- a CDS encoding biotin transporter BioY produces the protein MSGSRPALPAADLARVVVFAAFIAVLGLFPGFAGVAGVPIVLQNVGPILAGVILGWRLGTASVALLLVLTAVGLPLLSGGRNGAAFFGPSGGFLVGWLLSALVAGLVVARFRSRSLPVLLLACLAGLLADYVIGMPWLGVYIGDVTGGIVQSLVFVPGDLIKIVLAALIASLVHRALPDLLPVRSASSEPRVR, from the coding sequence GTGTCCGGATCCCGTCCCGCGCTCCCCGCGGCCGACCTCGCCCGCGTGGTCGTGTTCGCCGCGTTCATCGCCGTCCTCGGGCTGTTCCCCGGCTTCGCCGGAGTGGCCGGGGTCCCGATCGTCCTGCAGAACGTCGGCCCGATCCTGGCCGGTGTGATCCTCGGGTGGCGGCTCGGCACGGCCTCGGTCGCGCTGCTGCTGGTGCTCACCGCGGTCGGGCTGCCGCTGCTGTCCGGCGGCCGCAACGGCGCCGCGTTCTTCGGCCCCAGCGGCGGGTTCCTCGTCGGCTGGCTGTTGTCCGCGCTGGTCGCGGGCCTGGTCGTGGCGCGGTTCCGGTCGCGGTCGCTGCCCGTGCTGCTGCTCGCCTGCCTGGCCGGGCTGCTCGCCGACTACGTGATCGGCATGCCGTGGCTGGGCGTCTACATCGGCGACGTCACCGGCGGGATCGTGCAGTCCCTGGTCTTCGTGCCCGGTGACCTGATCAAGATCGTGCTGGCCGCGCTGATCGCGTCGCTGGTGCACCGGGCCCTGCCGGACCTGCTGCCGGTCCGCTCCGCGTCGTCCGAGCCCCGGGTCCGGTGA